The Chlamydiales bacterium sequence AGAGAAGAACCCTAGATAAAGGTTTAAAATTTACGATAAATTTCAGTAAACTAGCAGAATTTGTTTCCCAGCAGTGGCGAAAAGAGTGGTTGTTCTCAGAAGAAGTGAGAGGACAAGCAGGTACATTTAATGCTTGTGCACAAACATGTACAGGGTTTCGTAAGGCGCTGAAACTGGGTGATATGGTTGATAATTTTCGCTCTCCAAAGGGTAAAGGTGTTGAAAAGGCACTGGATATTACTCAAAAGCCTTTCTTTATAATATCCGATGCTACTGATATTGTTACTTATATTGCACAAGCATCGGATTATAGTTTTCCTACAGTTTCAGTAGATCTTCCGGGTTATGGAAAAACTGATGTAGATGTTAACGAAGCACTTGGTTATGTGGGCGGAGTTACTGCTGCATGTGGCCTTACAACAGGTGTTGTTGCGTCTTCTTACAAGTTGCATCAATTGAAGGGTATGTTGGCTGATGCGGAACAAAGACTTGTACTGGCTAATGAAGCAATTAATCAGCATGCTCAGAGTTCTTTTGATGCAAATTGGACTGCTTCGAGCCCAGCTGAAAGAGCTGCATTCAAAGTAGCTACGCGTGATATTGCTCTTGCAAAAGAGGCAAGAACTAATCACATCATGGCCGTTGTAGAAAAAGTTTTGGACGTTGCTGCAATTGTATTTGGTTTCTTGGGCTGTTTTGTAGCTCCAGTTATTTTTGTTCCTGTAATGGCTAGTTTAGCTCTTATTTCTTCTGGTATAGCTCTTGCTAGGATTTGGTTGGCAACAAATGCAGTTCCGCAGCCAACTAATCAGGAAATTCTAGAAATAGTCGCATAAAGCTTTTCCAGTCTTTTTACAAAAATATAAAGTGATTAAGGGCAGCATATTGGCTGCCCTTTTTATTGTATGAGGTTATTTATGACATTTGCAATTGTTCAACCGGCATTTATGGACCGAGTTGCTATGATTTCTTCCAAAACTTCAGGAGTAAAGCATGGATCAAAGTTTATAGCAAATACTTTAGAGCTTATATCTTATGAGCTGGTTTTTTGTTCTTGCTTGGGGCTCTCTAGTAAAGTTGTTGCATCTACAGCATCTCTGTTTAAAAGTGCATATACAAGCGTTACTATTTTTGGCGCCTTTTCAGCTCTTGCAAGCCCTATAGGGATAAACGATAAACAAAAAAAGATGAACTTAGTAGAAAATGTTTGTTATGGTATTAGTGATTTATCTACTCCTATTATTTATTTTGCAGATAGTGGGCACTACGAACTTAATAATAAAACACGAGCAGCCATTGGCGTCATCGCAGATATACTATCTCTTGTAGGTGTGTTTGTAACACTTTTTTCTGCTCATTATGGTAATACGGTTGTTGCAGAAAAAATAGCTCAAAAAGATCTTCGTTTACTTGCTTTACAAGGAAATAACCTTGCAATTGGGGAACAAAATGAGAGAACTCGTCTTATTTATGAAAAAGATGCGTTGAACGAGTTGAATTTTAAAAACAATCTTACAATCATTGAAAAAGTAATTGATATAGCAGCCATTGTATTTGGTTTTATTTCTTGTTTTGTTGTACAACTCTTGCCCGTTGTGGCTCTCCTTTTGGTGGTTTCTGCAGGAATTGCTCTATATAAAATGTGGAGAGAGACTTGTATAATACAGCACCCAGAAATATTGCCAGAGCCACTTTTGCCCCCAATTCCACCTCCAGTCGTAGAACTTGATTTAACAGACCTTGGTAATGCAACACAAGCTCATTTACCAGCATTAATTGCGAAGAGAGAGCTTTTACACGATAGGATTGCTAATGATAGAAAGAGTTTAGGGGAGATGACAAATCCAACTGCTAAAAAATTTCTAGAGGGCAAAATCGCACAAGATCAAACTCTTTGTAATGAGATAAAAGCGGCGATTACGAGGCTTGGAGGAGCATTACCTTAGTTTCGAGTTTAAATTACTCATGTTACGCAAAGTTAGGAGATAGTCGTTCATATATGGTATTGGCAATTAATCAACCTTTTTTTATAGATAGAGTATCTACCTTAATGGAGCGTACAAGTGGTCAAAGTGCCAGCTTAAAGTTTGTAGCAAATACAATGGAGCTTGCATCTTCCGTGCTTGCCTGTAGCGTGGAAACTATGAATGCAAGCAACACGTGTGAGCGACTTGCGTCTACATTTAGAGCTATGCGTTTACCACTTAGTCTTGCAGAGCGTATAAAGTGCTTTTTTCTTTCTAGCTCCGTTGATTCGGTAAAAAAATATGTAGGTTATTTGGAGAGCGCTTTTTATGCGGGAAGAGATCTGCTCTTACCTGTTAATTTTATTGCGGGTAAAGCCGATTATGAACTTAGCGATGATCACAAAAAGCATCTTGGAAGAATTGGAGAAGTACTTTATCTGGCAGGCCTTACAACATCTATTGTCCTCAGAGTATATGACTACGTTAAAGTAAAAGATCATCTGCTTGTAAATCAAGTAAGAATCCATGAGCTTTCTGCAGTTCAAAATCCAGTTTCTGGGCAGAAAAACGAGTTAGTAAGTTTAAAATATGAGTGTAGCGAGCTTGAAGAAATAAAATTTAGGCATATTTTAAGTATTATTGAAAGGGTTGCAGATATTGTAGCGCTTGTCTTTGGCTTTGCTGCCTGTTTTGCAGCACCTGTTTTGTTTGTTTCAGCAATGGCCTTATTTAGCGTGGTTTCAGCAGGTATAGCTCTTTATAAGCTATGGAGGGATATATCTGTAAAAGAAGCTCCTCCCCAAAAACTTAATATCCGAGAAGAGCAGAATAAGTTCAGCGCGGATATTGCCCTTTTGCAGCAAGAAGTTATGACAAAAAATCAAGAGCATGCAAAGGTCGTAGCTGATCTTCAAGGAATAGAAAGCGCGCTTTCACAATTCACAGAAGCAGAAAATTGTCGATTACTTTTGCAAACGTTGGGGGAATGTCACAATTCGACTGTAGTAGCCATTAAGGGGGCAAAAGATGCTTTAGATTTTGCAGATCTCAATAAAAAGGTAATTGAAATACAACGCTCAGTAGGTAGGGGTAGAGCAAGAACTTTAAAATCAGCAGAAAAGCGTTTTAATACTGCCACAGCCATTTATCGGGAAAAAGCTACTTTATTTGCTAATACGAGTCTTGCATATGAGGCACAAAAAACAGAGTATTTAGAGCGTCTTGAAGGCATAAGGGATTTAGATGAGGATCAGCTTAAGTTGGATAGGAATCGCTTAAAAGTATTGGTAGACCAATTTGGAATAACAATTGCAGAAAAACAAGTCTTACTTGCCAAAAGCCAAGCTGCTTTTGCAATCAATGCAGGGTATCTAGCGTCAGCTTAATTTTCAACTATCTGTTAATCAATAACTTGAATAGTTAAAACACGGAGGCTTATAATTTATCATAGTATGATGTGGGTGAATTGGACCTGTTCTTGAATTTGTTTGTGTATATATTTAAAGAGGCCTGTTATGTCAGAAAAGCAGTTAGGGTTTAGGGATTGGTATTTTGTTGCATTTATTGGCTCTATTCTTCTGGTAGTTTTTGGACTTTCATTTCACTCTAGTTATGGATCAGACTATACTTTAGAAGAAGAAATTCATGAGCTTAAGCCTAAAAAAATTATAGAGATTACGGTGAAAGGCGCAGTCAAATTCCCAGGTGTTTATAAAGTGCAAGAAGGTGTCTTGTTGCAAGAGGTTTTGGAAAACGCGAAACTTTTAGAGGCAGCAGACATAAGAAGGCTAAAACTTTCTTCTGCTATCAAAAAGAATAAAACGGTTGTTGTGCCATTTTCAGTGGTGTTTCTTTAATTGTTTAGGTGTCATGCGAAATTTTGGTTGAGAAAAAATCACGCTATTTGGTAGTCTCTTGTTTTTCCGCTTTTTGAGGGGGCTTTTGCAATTCAAAAGCGCGCTGTTCGCAAGCATAAATATCATCTCTAATCTAGATGAATATGAGTGAATTAACAGCATCGCAATAGAACCTTCAGATAATGCTAGACAAAAAATCTTAAAAGAAGCATAACTTTCGCTGAAGATTAAGGAAAGTAGCTTGCTTAAGGAATTTAAAATCTGGCGCTAAGCAAAAAAAAATAGAAAATTTCCAATGCAAAGGTAGACCTATGACGCTTAAGTTGATGGGAAGAAAGCGTGGCATGATTCAGCAGTTTGATGTGAGTGGCAACATTGTTGTTTGCACAGTTATCCAGGCCGAACCAAATGTGATTACGCAAATCAAGACAGAAGAAAATGATGGCTATCAGGCTGTTCAGATGGGTTTTGAAAAAGTTGTGGCTAAAGATCCTCGTAGACAACTTGAAAGGGTTTCTAAGCCGCTTCGCGGTCATTTTGCTAAGGGCGGGGTTGAGCCAAGACGTCATCTTGAAGAGACAAGAGTTAAGGATTCATCCGTGCATCAAGTTGGTCAAGAGTTTGGAGTGGATCTGTTTGAAGACATTACCTACGTTGATGTACAGTCAGTCTCTAAGGGAAAAGGCTATCAAGGTGTTATGAAGCTTCATGGCTTTGGTGGTGGACCTGCAGCTCATGGTTCTGGTTTTCATAGACATGCTGGATCAACTGGAATGAGAAGTACTCCAGGCCGTTGTTTGCCAGGTGGAAAGCGTGCAAGTCGCATGGGTGGCGATGTGACGACTGTTGAGAATTTAAAAGTAGTTATGATCGATAAAGAAAAAAATCTCTTGTTAGTAAAAGGTTCAGTGCCTGGTGCATGTGGAGCTCTTGTGACTGTTAGCTCTGCAACTAAAAAAAGCAGTTCTAAAAAGAAATAAGTTTGGCTTAAGGTTTCTGAGGAGTTAAGTGGTGACTAGTCTGAAAAAATATGATTTGAGCGGAAAGCAATTAGGTGAAGTGGCAGTTGATAAAGCATTTATGGATGTTGCTGCTAATAGCCAAATGATTAAAGATTACATAGTTGCCCTGCGAGCAAACGCTAGGCAATGGTCTGCAAATACGAAGGGACGTTCTGAGGTAAATCATTCGACGCAAAAGCCTCACCGTCAAAAAGGGCTTGGAAGATCTCGTCAAGGATCTCTTGCAGCCCCGCAGTATAAAGGTGGTGGTCGTGTTTTTGGGCCAAAACCAAAGTTTGATCAACATGTAAAAATTAATAAAAAAGAAAGACGTCTTGCGATGCGTTATCTTCTCGCTGAAAAAATACAAGGTGATAGAGTGCATGTCTTAAAGTCTACCGAGCTTGCAGCTCCAAAGACAAAGACCGTACATGACTTTTTAGAAGCGTTAAAGATTAAGGGCAGAAGAGTACTTTTTCTCGGTGAAGGTGCTTACGAGACTATTGAGACTGAAGGGAAAGTTAATAAAGTGAGCGTTTATAGCGATAGACATGCTCATTTTGTAAAAAGCGTACGCAATTTGCCAAAAGTAGAGTTTGCTTTAGTGCCTAATGCGAATGGATATGATCTTATGTTAGCTCATGACATTATCATAACAGAAGAGGCTTGGAAAGAGCTGCATTCGTGGATTAACTAAAGGTGGATGAAGAGGCGGTAATATTATGAAAAATCCATTTAGTATTGTAAAAGAGCGCTATATTACAGAAAAATCGACTGTTTTAGAGAGCCTACATACAGCTACAAGCAATCCATCGTTAGCACGATGTGAAAATCCAAAATATGTATTTATTGTGGATACCAAAGCTAACAAGCATGAGATTGCACTTGCTGTAGAAGAGATTTATCGAGAGCAAAAGGTGAGAGTTAAAGCTGTTAACACGATTTATGTAAAGCCTAAAGCCAAAAACAGAAGAAGAGGGCGTCCTGGAAAAACAATTGCTTTCAAAAAAGCGATTGTTACCCTTGAGCCTGGCGATCTTATAGAGATTGTTTAATGAGAATAAAGTGAGTTGATTATGCTGAAAAAATTTCGACCAATCACACCGGGACTGCGTCAACTTCTTTTGCCAACACTGGATCAGTTGACAAAAGTAAGTGAGAAGAGCCGTGCAACAGTAAAGCCGAACAAAGCACTGCTTAGAGTGAAAAAACGCACAGGTGGGCGCAACAACCATGGGCACATTACCTGTCGCCATATTGGTGGTGGTCATAAAAAGAGACTTAGAGTCATTGATTTTAAGAGGGACAAAGAAAATATTCCAGCTGTTGTCTACTCTGTTGAATATGATCCTAATCGTACTGCTCATATCGCTCTATTGCATTATGCAGATGGAGAGAAAAGATACATTATTGCGCCGCAAGGCTTGAAGAAGGGTAGCATAGTACAAACTAGTGATGAACCACCATTTAATGTTGGTTGTTGTATGAAGATGAAGTTTATGCCGCTTGGTTCTGTAATTCATAATATTGAAATGCTTCCTGGCCGTGGTGGCAAGCTTGTTAGATCAGCTGGGTTATCCGCACAGCTAATGGCAAGAAGTGGTGGAAATGTGACTTTAAGGATGCCATCTGGCGAGATGCGTATGATTAATGAAAATTGTAGAGCATCCTTTGGCGTGATTTCTAACCCAGAGCATAACTTACGTGTTGAGTCGAAAGCTGGACGTATGCGTTGGAAGGGTGTAAGACCTACTGTTCGTGGTACTGCTATGAACCCTGTTGACCACCCACACGGTGGTGGTGAGGGTAAACATAATGGTTATATTCCACAGACGCCATGGGCGATGCAGACGAAAGGATTTCGTACACGTACTAAGAGTAAGTCTAATAAGATGATTGTGAAAGACCGCAGGAAATAATAAGGATAAGTATGCCTAGATCACTTAAGAAGGGTCCATTTGTTGCCCACCATCTTTTACGAAAAGTTTCAACACAAAATCAAGTTGGAACAAAGAAGCCGATTAAGACCTGGTCAAGGGGTTCTATGATTATTCCTGATATGGTAGGTCATACGTTTGAAGTGCACAATGGTCGTAAATTTATAACGGTTTTTGTGTCAGAGAATATGGTAGGTCATAAGTTAGGAGAATTTGCTCCAACGCGTGTCTTTAAAGGTCACCCCTTGAAGAAACAATAAGGAAAGCAGAATGGAAAACGCTAAAGCTGTAACAAAATATGTGCGAATTAGTCCGCGTAAAGCGAGACTTGCTGCAGGGTTAATCAGGGGACTTCCTGTAAATGTTGCCTCGACTCAATTGCTTTACAGTAAATTGAGAGGTGGGCGCCTATTAAAGAAAACGTTGGATAGCGCGGTAGCTAATGCTGAAGCTTTGTTGGATGCTTCCCGCGATCATCTCAGGGTTCTTGAGGTTCGTATTGATTGTGGACCAACACTTAAAAGAGCAAAACCAAAAAATCGCGGTGGACGTCACGCGATTTTGAAAAGATCAAGCCATTTCACTGTAGTAGTCGGGATTTAAAGGAGTAGAATATGGGTCAAAAGGTTTGTCCAATTGGGTTTCGTCTCGTTACTAATAGAAAGTGGAGATCCATTTGGTTTGCAAATAAACAAGAGTTTGGATCTCTTCTTATTGAAGATCAGGAAATTCGTCGTTTTTTAATGAAGAAACCATCGTTTGTGGGTACTTCACGGCTTACAATTCGCCGTATGAGTGAAAAGATAGAAGTGACTATCCATACAGCAAGACCAGGGCTTGTAATTGGCAAGAAGGGTGCTGAAATAGACGTTTTAAAAGCAGATTTAAAAAAACTGCTTGGTAAGGAAGTCTGGATTGAGGTTGATGAAATTAAAAGACCTGATTTAGAAGCAAAACTTGTTGCTGAAAACATCGCAAGACAACTTGAGAAAAGGCTTCCTTTTAGAAGAGTTCTTAAGAAAGCAATGCAAGCAACTATGGATGCTGGTGCTGCTGGAATAAAGATTCTTATTTCTGGGCGTATTGGTGGTGCTGAAATTGCAAGAGATGAAGGTTATAAAGAGGGAAAAATTCCTCTTCACACTTTACGTGCAGATATTGATTATGCTACAGCGCGTGCTGAGACAACCTATGGTACGATCGGTGTCAAGGTTTGGATCAATAAAGGTGAAGAAGAAGTTGCTGCTGTGGTAGGAGGTTAGTCATGGCATTAATGCCAAAGCGAACAAAATTTCGTAAGCAACAAAAAGGTCAGATGAGCGGTATGAGCAAGGGGGGCACCTTTGTTGATTTCGGTGAGTTTGGCATGCAGGTTCTTGAGAGGGGACGTATTAGCAATAAGCAAATTGAAGCTTGTCGTATTGCAATTAATCGTCACTTTAATAGACGTGGAAAAGTTTGGATTCGTATTTTTCCAGACAAGCCTATAACAAAGAAGCCTGCAGAAGTACGTATGGGTAAGGGTAAAGGCGCTGTTGACCATTGGGTTGCGGTTGTTAGACCTGGGCGTGTTCTTTTTGAAGTAGCTAATGTACCAAGAGAGCTTGCGCAGGATGCTTTAAAAAGAGCTGCCGCAAAGCTTGGTATTAAGACAAGGTTTGTTGAAAGAGTAGAAAGAGTTTGAGGGTATAGTGAACAAGACAGAAGACCTAAGAAACCAAAATGTGGGAGAGTTAAAAGCTCTACATAGAGATGAAAACAGAAATCTATTTGATCTTGTTAATATGGTAAGATCGACGAAAAAGTCTGAAAAACCTCATCTTATTGGCGCAAAGAAGAAAGAGATAGCTCGCATCCTTACTGTGTTGCGAGAAAAAGAACTTACACAGGTAGGATAAAAAAGCAATGACGTCAACTATGCGTGAAGTAAACCGAAAGGTTAAAAAAGGAACTGTTGTTTCTAACAAGATGCAAAAAACAGTGACAGTGCGAGTAGATCGTATATGCACAGATCCAAATTATGGAAAAGTCGTGACTCGCAGTAAGAAGTATTATGCACATGATGAGTCTGGACAATTACAAATTGGTGATGAAGTGACCATTATGGAGACAAGACCTTTGTCAAAGCTAAAGCATTGGCGAGTTATATAAGAGGTAGATGTAGAACATGATTCAACAAGAAACAAAGCTTAAAGTTGCTGATAATACTGGAGCTAAGCGAGTTAAGTGTTTTAAGGTCATTGGTGGCTCTAAAAGGCGATATGCTTCGGTTGGTGATGTGATTATTTGCTCGGTAAGAGATGCAGAGCCAGAGTCAAGTGCTAAACAGGGTGATGTTGTCAAAGCTGTTGTAGTACGTACTAAGAGCTATATTAGACGTAAAGATGGATCAAAGTTGCGATTTGATACAAATAGTTGTGTGTTAATAGACGATAAAGGCAATCCGCGTGGTACTCGTATATTTGGCCCTGTAGCCAGAGAAGTGCGTGATCGTGGCTATGTTAAGATTAGTTCATTAGCGCCAGAAGTGATTTAAGTGTGGGTAGATGCATGAAAAAGGTGAGGCAATGAGCAAACATATACGACAAGGCGATAAGGTAATCGCTATTGCAGGAAATCACAAAGGTAGAGTTGGCAAAGTGATTTCTAGACAGGGAGAAAGGGTTGTTGTTGAAGGGCTTAATGTGCGTAAAAAACATGCTAAGCGTACACAACAAGCTGCAGGAAGTATCATTGAGAAAGAGATGCCTCTTCATATATCGAATCTTAAGGTAGTTTCAGATGATGGCAAGCCAGTAAAATTAAGAGTAAGGTTTAATGCCGAAAATGAAAAAGAGTTGTATTACACAAATGGTAAGCAACATGTTCATTATCGCCAAGTAAAAACATCTAAGTAAAGTGATGATGGGAATGTCTAGGTTAAGGAAAAAATACAGAGAAGAAATTATCCAGGTAATGAAGGATAAGTTTGGCTATAAAAATGCTATGTTAGTTCCAGCCTTGAAAAAGGTTGTTATTAGCATGGGGCTTGCAGAAGCATCTAAAGATAGAAATTCAATACAGGATTGTGTAAACGAGCTTACTCTTATATCTGGACAAAAACCAATATTGACTAAGGCACGCACATCTATTTCCAATTTTAAGCTTCGTGAGGGCCAAACAATTGGTGCAAAAGTTACTCTTCGTGGCAAACGAATGTTTGACTTTTTAGATCGTTTCTTTAATATTGTTACTCCACGCATTCGTGACTTTAGAGGGTTTGAGTCAAAGTGCGATGGAAGAGGAAACTATTCACTAGGCCTTGAAGATCAACAGATTTTTCCAGAGTTGAATTTAGATATGGTTAAAAGAACACAGGGAATGAATGTTACTTTTGTTACAAGTGCAGCAACAGATGATGAATGCGTTCAGTTGTTGAGCTTGTTAGGACTGCCTTTTAGTCAACCCCTTAATAGTGTCACTAAATAAAAGTGTAATGGAGCGAAAGAACTAGATGTCATCAACAAATGATCCAATATCAGATCTTCTTACACGTATTCGTAATGCAGTGCTTGCAAGGCATAGATACGTCGATATTTTAAATAGCCGCATGGCCAAGAGCATTGTTGCTATTTTAAAAGAGCAAGGTTTTATTGAAAACTTTATGGTTAAAGAAGACAATAAGCAGGGTGTAATTCGTGTCTTGCTTAAATATACTGAAGGAAGACGATCTGTAATCAATGGCTTAAGAAGAATTTCTAAGCCAGGTTTACGGAAGTATGTCAACCATGCAGCCATTCCTTTGGTTTGTGGTGGACTTGGAATTTCAATCGTTTCTACTTCAAAAGGTGTTTTAGCAGGTCATATAGCGAGAAAAGATAGAGCGGGCGGCGAGCTGCTTTGTTATGTTTGGTAAGATGTAAGGAGTAAATGCGATGTCTCGTTTAGGTAAATTACCAATATCTGTTCCAAAGGGCGTACAAGTCAAGATGGACGGAAATAAGATTACAGTGAAAGGGCCAAAGGGTTCTTTAACTAAAGAAGTAATTAAAGAAATTCAGGTTCAAGTTTCGCCAGAGGAAGTTGTTGTGTCTCTTACTGATGAGGCAGCCCAGATGGGAAATTTTCATGGCCTTTGGAGACAGCTGATTAACAACATGGTTCTTGGCACTACAGTAGGATTTGAGAAAAAGCTTCAGATGATTGGTGTGGGCTATAGGGCAGCTGTTCAAGGACGAGTTCTGGATGTGCAGGTTGGCTATTCTCATCCTACACAAGTTGCTATCCCTGAAGGAATTGAAGTTAAAGTAGAAAAAAATACTGCGATTAGTATCACAGGAATTGACAAACAGAAAGTTGGACAGTTCGCTGCTAATGTACGCTCTTTTAGACCTCCAGAGCCTTATAAGGGTAAGGGGATTCGTTATGAAGAAGAGTACGTAAGACGCAAAGCTGGAAAATCTGGTAAGAAGTAATGAGGGTTATTTAATGGATAGTAGTTTATCAAAAACTATTTATAAACGCCATAAGCGTGCTCAAAGAGTTAGAAAAAAGTTGAGAGGGTGTGCTAAGAGACCTAGACTTTGTGTTGTCAAAACAAATGCACATATTATTGTTCAGCTTATTGATGATGAACAAGGGCTAACTTTGGGCTCGACTTCTACGTTTGCTAAAGAATTTCGAGATACGGAATTTTGCAGAAGAAACAAAAAGTCTGCGCGCCGTATTGGTGAACGTATAGCGCTGATAGCCAAAGAAAAGAATATCGAAAGTGTAATTTTTGATCGCGGCGCCTCAAAGTATCATGGAGTCATTGCAGCAGTAGCTGATGGTGCTCGTGAATCTGGGCTTCAAATATAACTACATTTATTTAAGGGTCATGATGTCAAATCATAAAGAGAAGCACAAAGAAGAAAATAGTTCTATAGAAGAAAAAGTTCTCTACATTAATCGCTGCTCAAAAGTGGTTAAGGGGGGAAGAAAATTTAGCTTTTCAGCACTTATACTTGTAGGTGATGGTGAGGGTAATGTAGGATATGGGTTTGCTAAGGCAAATGAACTATCAGATTCTATTAGAAAAGGTGGAGAAGCAGCTCGCAAGAGCTTGAATTCTTATGAACTAGAAGGGACTACCATTCCTCATGAAATTGTTGTTGAGTACGATGGGTCTCGTTTACTTCTTAAGCCAGCGCCAGAAGGTACTGGAATTATCGCAGGGTCTAAAGTGCGCGCTGTGTTGGAGCTTGCTGGTATAAAAGATGTTATTGCAAAGAGTTTGGGGTCAAACCATCCAATTAATCAGGTTAAAGCTACATTTAAAGCGTTATCGCTTCTTAGAAATCGTCAGAAAGCCTTACAGTCAAGAGGAATTTCATGCTAACATTACATACCTTAAAAAACACATCAAGGCCGTGTAAAGCCCCTAAACGTGTTGGACGTGGCCGAGGTTCAAAACTTGGAAAAACGTGCGGTAGAGGAAATAAGGGTGCGGGTTCTCGTTCAGGTTATAAAGAAAGGCACAGTTACGAGGGCGGGCAGTTTCGTCTTTTTAGAAAGCTTCCTGTTAGAGGGTTTTCTAATGCTGCTTTTAAAGAAGAATTTTATGTAATCAACCTTGGTCAAATAAATGAGTGGTTTGATGACGGGGATACGATTAATGAAACATCGCTTCGAGATAGAAAGTTAGTCAAGGGTCGTGTTGACGGTATTAAGATTCTTGGTGATGGTAAGATTCAGAAGAAGGTAATTATAGAAGCGCATGCATTTTCATCTTCTGCAAAAGAAAAGTTAGATGCTGCTGGTATTTCTTATTCAGTTGCATCTGTTTAAGACGCTGTTTTGATATGTTTGGGCCGGAAAATGCAAGTCCGGTGTTCACTTTTTGATTAATTATGTGCTTAGGGCTGCTATATCAATGTTTGAGAGTTTTGCACGAGTTTTTCGTATACCTGAGTTGAGAGAGAAGATTTTATTTACTCTTTTGATGTTAGTTGTTTGCCGTTTGGGAGGATTTATTCCTGTACCCGGCATTAATGGTGAGGTTGCATTAAGTTATTTTAAGAATGTTACGGGTGG is a genomic window containing:
- the rplD gene encoding 50S ribosomal protein L4, with amino-acid sequence MTSLKKYDLSGKQLGEVAVDKAFMDVAANSQMIKDYIVALRANARQWSANTKGRSEVNHSTQKPHRQKGLGRSRQGSLAAPQYKGGGRVFGPKPKFDQHVKINKKERRLAMRYLLAEKIQGDRVHVLKSTELAAPKTKTVHDFLEALKIKGRRVLFLGEGAYETIETEGKVNKVSVYSDRHAHFVKSVRNLPKVEFALVPNANGYDLMLAHDIIITEEAWKELHSWIN
- the rplE gene encoding 50S ribosomal protein L5, translated to MSRLRKKYREEIIQVMKDKFGYKNAMLVPALKKVVISMGLAEASKDRNSIQDCVNELTLISGQKPILTKARTSISNFKLREGQTIGAKVTLRGKRMFDFLDRFFNIVTPRIRDFRGFESKCDGRGNYSLGLEDQQIFPELNLDMVKRTQGMNVTFVTSAATDDECVQLLSLLGLPFSQPLNSVTK
- the rplC gene encoding 50S ribosomal protein L3, whose translation is MTLKLMGRKRGMIQQFDVSGNIVVCTVIQAEPNVITQIKTEENDGYQAVQMGFEKVVAKDPRRQLERVSKPLRGHFAKGGVEPRRHLEETRVKDSSVHQVGQEFGVDLFEDITYVDVQSVSKGKGYQGVMKLHGFGGGPAAHGSGFHRHAGSTGMRSTPGRCLPGGKRASRMGGDVTTVENLKVVMIDKEKNLLLVKGSVPGACGALVTVSSATKKSSSKKK
- the rplP gene encoding 50S ribosomal protein L16, whose translation is MALMPKRTKFRKQQKGQMSGMSKGGTFVDFGEFGMQVLERGRISNKQIEACRIAINRHFNRRGKVWIRIFPDKPITKKPAEVRMGKGKGAVDHWVAVVRPGRVLFEVANVPRELAQDALKRAAAKLGIKTRFVERVERV
- the rplN gene encoding 50S ribosomal protein L14; its protein translation is MIQQETKLKVADNTGAKRVKCFKVIGGSKRRYASVGDVIICSVRDAEPESSAKQGDVVKAVVVRTKSYIRRKDGSKLRFDTNSCVLIDDKGNPRGTRIFGPVAREVRDRGYVKISSLAPEVI
- the rpsS gene encoding 30S ribosomal protein S19 gives rise to the protein MPRSLKKGPFVAHHLLRKVSTQNQVGTKKPIKTWSRGSMIIPDMVGHTFEVHNGRKFITVFVSENMVGHKLGEFAPTRVFKGHPLKKQ
- the rplB gene encoding 50S ribosomal protein L2, which codes for MLKKFRPITPGLRQLLLPTLDQLTKVSEKSRATVKPNKALLRVKKRTGGRNNHGHITCRHIGGGHKKRLRVIDFKRDKENIPAVVYSVEYDPNRTAHIALLHYADGEKRYIIAPQGLKKGSIVQTSDEPPFNVGCCMKMKFMPLGSVIHNIEMLPGRGGKLVRSAGLSAQLMARSGGNVTLRMPSGEMRMINENCRASFGVISNPEHNLRVESKAGRMRWKGVRPTVRGTAMNPVDHPHGGGEGKHNGYIPQTPWAMQTKGFRTRTKSKSNKMIVKDRRK
- the rpsQ gene encoding 30S ribosomal protein S17, translated to MTSTMREVNRKVKKGTVVSNKMQKTVTVRVDRICTDPNYGKVVTRSKKYYAHDESGQLQIGDEVTIMETRPLSKLKHWRVI
- the rpsH gene encoding 30S ribosomal protein S8; the encoded protein is MSSTNDPISDLLTRIRNAVLARHRYVDILNSRMAKSIVAILKEQGFIENFMVKEDNKQGVIRVLLKYTEGRRSVINGLRRISKPGLRKYVNHAAIPLVCGGLGISIVSTSKGVLAGHIARKDRAGGELLCYVW
- the rplW gene encoding 50S ribosomal protein L23, which codes for MKNPFSIVKERYITEKSTVLESLHTATSNPSLARCENPKYVFIVDTKANKHEIALAVEEIYREQKVRVKAVNTIYVKPKAKNRRRGRPGKTIAFKKAIVTLEPGDLIEIV
- the rplX gene encoding 50S ribosomal protein L24, translated to MSKHIRQGDKVIAIAGNHKGRVGKVISRQGERVVVEGLNVRKKHAKRTQQAAGSIIEKEMPLHISNLKVVSDDGKPVKLRVRFNAENEKELYYTNGKQHVHYRQVKTSK
- the rplF gene encoding 50S ribosomal protein L6 is translated as MSRLGKLPISVPKGVQVKMDGNKITVKGPKGSLTKEVIKEIQVQVSPEEVVVSLTDEAAQMGNFHGLWRQLINNMVLGTTVGFEKKLQMIGVGYRAAVQGRVLDVQVGYSHPTQVAIPEGIEVKVEKNTAISITGIDKQKVGQFAANVRSFRPPEPYKGKGIRYEEEYVRRKAGKSGKK
- the rpmC gene encoding 50S ribosomal protein L29, which encodes MNKTEDLRNQNVGELKALHRDENRNLFDLVNMVRSTKKSEKPHLIGAKKKEIARILTVLREKELTQVG
- the rplV gene encoding 50S ribosomal protein L22, giving the protein MENAKAVTKYVRISPRKARLAAGLIRGLPVNVASTQLLYSKLRGGRLLKKTLDSAVANAEALLDASRDHLRVLEVRIDCGPTLKRAKPKNRGGRHAILKRSSHFTVVVGI
- the rpsC gene encoding 30S ribosomal protein S3; the protein is MGQKVCPIGFRLVTNRKWRSIWFANKQEFGSLLIEDQEIRRFLMKKPSFVGTSRLTIRRMSEKIEVTIHTARPGLVIGKKGAEIDVLKADLKKLLGKEVWIEVDEIKRPDLEAKLVAENIARQLEKRLPFRRVLKKAMQATMDAGAAGIKILISGRIGGAEIARDEGYKEGKIPLHTLRADIDYATARAETTYGTIGVKVWINKGEEEVAAVVGG